The following is a genomic window from Fluviispira vulneris.
TTTAAATTAAAACATACAAATTGAGGTATAAAACTACTGATGAAAGATAATAATCAATATTTCGTAAATAATTTTTTAAAATTTTTAGATCAAGGTTCCACTTTAGTTAACGTTGGCGTTTTTGATGCTGCATCAGCTGCAGTAGCTGCAAAATTTCCTGAGACAAAAGGATTATTTATCAGTGGACTCGGTTACACATATTCACAATATGCATGGCCTGATGTTGGATTAATCAATGCAAATGAGATTATAAATGCTGCTAAAATTATACGATCGAATCATCCTAATTTATTTTTGACATGCGACATCGATTCAGGATTTGGAGGAAAAGAGCAATTAAGAAGAACTTGTACTGAACTAAAAAACTTAGGCGTTTCCGCCATCCAGTTTGAAGATCAAACATTAGATGATAAGGTCTGTGGCCATTTAGCAAACAAAAAGATTCGTCCATTAGAGGAATCTATTGAACGGCTCACCATTGCTCTCGAAAGCTCTTACCCTGTTCAAGTCATTGCCCGTACCGATTCATCACTCAAAAATGAAGAAGCCTTTAAGCGATTGGATGCCTTTATAAAGGTAGGTGCAAAGATTGTTCTTGTTGATGGTATAGATGAATCTGAATTGCAAGATGTTATAAAATTCGTAAACAAAAGAGCACATATAATGGTCAATATCGTAGAAGGAGGAAAAATAAAACAACACTCCGTTGACTATTTTCAAAAATTAGGCGTGTCTATTGTCAATTTGAGTGTACCTCTTCTCTTTACAGCGATGCATTCTATGAATGAAAAAATGAAGTCTATGATAAGAAATAACTGGGCAGAAAATGCAGAAAATAAAATGGCGTTATATTCTATAAATGAAATTATGACTCAAAATTATAATAACTTTTTAGGTAATAAAAAATAAAAACTTAACTTAATCTTAAAGAGGTCGCAGGTTCAAGTCCTGACGCTCCGACCATTTATTACCATT
Proteins encoded in this region:
- a CDS encoding isocitrate lyase/PEP mutase family protein, which translates into the protein MKDNNQYFVNNFLKFLDQGSTLVNVGVFDAASAAVAAKFPETKGLFISGLGYTYSQYAWPDVGLINANEIINAAKIIRSNHPNLFLTCDIDSGFGGKEQLRRTCTELKNLGVSAIQFEDQTLDDKVCGHLANKKIRPLEESIERLTIALESSYPVQVIARTDSSLKNEEAFKRLDAFIKVGAKIVLVDGIDESELQDVIKFVNKRAHIMVNIVEGGKIKQHSVDYFQKLGVSIVNLSVPLLFTAMHSMNEKMKSMIRNNWAENAENKMALYSINEIMTQNYNNFLGNKK